Genomic window (Chionomys nivalis chromosome 7, mChiNiv1.1, whole genome shotgun sequence):
TGGCAAGATCTCTTTTCTTTCagatgtatgtatttattatgtagtgTTCCTCctacatgacagaagagggcgccagatctcattatagatggttgtgagccaccatgtgggtgctgggaattgaaccaggttctctggaagagcagccagtgctcttaaccattgagccaagaaaagcaaacaaaataaggAGTTAAAATTCATGCATAAAATGATTACCTGTGTTCTTCATTGTTTTCCCAGAAAGAGGATGGCTGATGCTGGCCCCAGGATGGAGGTGTGTCCTTATTGTAAGAAGCCATTTAAGCGATTAAAATCCCACTTGCCACACTGTAAGATGATAGGAACGCCCATATCTGCTGATCAAAAAGTTTATCAGTCCAAACCAGCTTCACTTTCACATGCTAAAAAAGAGGCAAGGCCTACCAAAGACCTAACCAGAGCTAAAAGAAGAGAGCAAGAGACAGAAGGTGCAAAAAGAAGTGCTCCCTCAGAAAAGGGCAGCCCAGAATGGACAGCTGCCACCTTTCCACTGACAGCAGGTGTCCTGGAAAGAGTGGGTacaacagaggcaggaggaaaaaCCAATAATCAAAACCAGCCCCCTTTCCAAGTTCTCAGTCACGCCAAGATAAAGGTGACTCTGCAGAAAGTCACAACCCCTCGGTCTCGTGCATCAGAGGCCACCTCTCCCAAGAGAGAACTTGCCAAAGATGTGACTGGATCCAAGGGAGGTCCGTGTCATCCCTCAGAAACAGAAGGATTGCTGGTTGGCTCGGCAGAATCAGTTTTATCTGATCAAGGTAGAAAATATTCCTCAACTCAGCATCATGCTAAACCGGCCACTTCTGCAGGTCTGAAATTGGACACAGTCGATCCCCAaagacagaaacctctggcaAAATTATTAGACGTGCCTGTTAGTGATTGTCATTCACCAAAGAATAGCAACCATGGGGTTCAGAGAGGCCGACCCTTGATATTGAACAAGGAAAGCAGTTCCCGAGATGGAGACCACGTCTCAGAAGTCTCTCCCTACCCTGGCAATGCTGAGACCCAAAAGAAGTCAGAATCACTCCTCTTGGACCTTCACCCTGCTCCACTGGGTAAAACACTAGTCAGAGAGCACCAGGAGCTTGACCTCGGAACAGAGTTGTGCCAGCACAAGGGAAATCCTGAGAACAACAGCGTGTCTGCCACGGAAGCACAGGAGCAGGCTTGCTCGAGCCCTGATAATAAGGACCCCATTTTACCCACAAAGGCCAAAACACAGGCGGCCATGGCACTTTTGAACGTATTTACTCCACCAGAGGGAACTTCGAGGAAGCTTCTCTCTGTACCAGAATCAGGGCATCAGTGCCTTGCCTCTCCGGTTGTGAAGTCTCCTCCAGAAGTCCCTGCCATAACACTATTAGTGGGAAGCAAGAGGGACGTTTTGGAACCCGTGTCTTTCCGCCAACCCCATGCACCCCAGACAGGGTACCAGGTACCGTCATATTCAGCTCAGTACCTGGTCTCTAAATGCTCCCTCGTCAGTCGTGTTGCTGCTGCGGACTCAGAGGCTCTTCCCCGGTCTGTGGGACTCGAATGGTTTCCAGAACTCTATCCAGGTTATGTTGGTCTAGGAGTGTTGCCAAGGGGGCCTCAGCATTGGAACTCAGTGGCTCAGATGCCTCCCCCTGCCTCTTCCCAGGGTGTGAGTGTCTCGAAAGGTAAGCAGGCTCATTTGCGAGGATCACCCCGCCCCTCCAGAATGTTCTGCACCTTTGAAATAGGGATGACAGTccttgttttcattcatttaactTAGCCACACCTACACAGTCTACCCTACCTTTGACTTAACTGACAGAAGAGACCTCTCAGTCCAGAGTCAACTGGAatgtttcttctcccttctccatcGAGAGTTGAGGGTTAGACTGGGCCAGGCTGCTGATCCTGACAGCAGTTGCGTTTCTATGCTGGGAAGAGGCCTAACAGAAATTGGATGGGCAAGCTGAGAGCGcggtaacacacgcctttaattccaggcacttggacacagaggcaggctgatctttgagttcaaggccagcctggtctacagaatgagttccaggacagctagggctacatagtcttgaagaaaaagaaaagaaattggatgGGAAAGGCTATAAGGGATAAGAGCCCAGTGTCCGGAGTGGCACGTAGCAAAGAAAGGCCTGTGGGTGCAGTGACCATGGCCTCTGCGCTCCGTCCGTGATCAtagctcagatttttttttgtgtatgtttctcCAAAACTGTACTTGGAAGTGAACCCAGTTTGgacaacagagaaaaacaaagtcCATGGTCACCAATACCGCTGAGACAACGGCCCAACAGTGGCAGTTTCTAGAGGGTACACATTGTGTTTTGAGTTGAGCTACATTCCCCAGGCTTTATgatcgggtttttttttttgttcattttgtttgttttcaagtgtGTGAAAGTATTGGGGTAAAATGTGCACACgagtgcagtgcctgtagaggccagaagagggcatcagagaccctggaactggagttacaggtggttgcgagCTACtagatgtggatgctgggaactgaacctaggtcctcttcaGCactgcagccatctctccagccccatgatttatctttttcttgtttgtttttaagatacttTGACCTTGCACAAATACATACTGTGTGATTCCTTGGACACCagcatgcttttgtttttaaagattttttttttatgtatatgtgtggtaatTCATGTGAGTTCGTGTACCATGTGCCACACGCATGCAgttgcccatggaagccagaagagggtatctgatTGCCAGGAATCATATTTCAAAATGGTTTAAGTCACTacagggatgctgggaaccaaaactgagtcctctgcaagagtagcaagtgctctttactgctgagccctCTGTCCCAGCCCCCATATGTTATATAATCATTTGAGCATTTTTATATTCACGGCAGCTTTCACCACACCTGCTGACTCCATCTATCTTAATTCATCCTTTGTCCTGACAAACCAAACTGAGCTCAGAAAACCACAGCCAGTCAGGATCCCCTTCTGACTTGAACACGGAGGAAAACGTGAAAGAGAAACACGTGCCTTCTTTTCTGGTTCTACTTGTTAGTCACACGTCGGCATAAATAGGACGGGTCAGCCGAGGCCTGGCACTGGGGTCAGAGCAGACATACCAGATCAAGATGACTGACGGAGTAGGGGTGTGTGTGACGTCGTCCCTAAGCTCGAATCCACAGTGCTCCAGAACAGCAGCGTCTTGAGTGCTGACGTGGGTATCTGCGGTCCTGGGGAGGAGATGATCCCAAGCCTAGCCGCACATGGGCAGTCGCAGTCCAAACAggcatacttaaaaaaaatcttcagaataTGCTGACAGGGTTCGTCGGACAAATTCATCAGAAGCGAAGATGGATTTGAGGGCTGTGGATGcatctcagtggtagagggcaGGCAGACATGCATTTTTGCCGTCCGTAGGGTCCTGGGCTCAGTCACCTGTGGGGCAGAGAACAGAGATTCCATAGTTGGTTCTGGTTTGGGGCCTAAGACAGTTCATTGTACACATGTAGATGGTTCAAGATTGTTTTCAGGCCCAAATCTAAACTCTTTGGTGCAGGCATTTCAGGATACTCAACTTGTAGTAGAAATAGCTACTTCTTGCTAAAATCTCAGCAGATGGTTTAAccaggcatgtgcacacagaggGGGCAGCTGATGGGTCTATCGCAGTACAGGGTCTCTGCGGAGGATTTTACTTCAGTGTGTGGTGTAACTGCATCCCAGTGAGGTGCTCATTGACCCTCCTGTCGGGGTGTGCTTTTCCTGAGGCCTAGCCATGGGGCCCCGCAGCTGCACGGTGGGAAGGGGCAATTCTAGATGGACTGTCACAGTGACTTCTGTTTGGAACCGTAGTTCCCTGGTTGGGACGAAGTTCGGCTGATAGCTGGAGTTCCGAAGCCCCGGCGCACACAACTTCCAGCTTCCCTCTTATGAGGCTCCTGGGAGCCGTGCACAAAGGTGAGGTTGCTGTCACTGACTGGTGGGTTCTCTCGCTGGCCCCAGGCTTGTGGAGAAGTTTCTCCACTGTAGGTTGTTAAGCCAAGAAGAGAAAGGAGTGGTTGTCGTTCTCCACGTTTCCATTTCAGAGTCGGGTGTCATTCGGAACCCCAAAGCTAACAGAGCAGCAACTCTTCCTAAAAGACAGCCCTGCCACCTGTCCCCAACCACCCCCTCCTCACAGTGATCAGCCGAGGCAATGCTGAACC
Coding sequences:
- the C7H17orf80 gene encoding uncharacterized protein C17orf80 homolog, which encodes MADAGPRMEVCPYCKKPFKRLKSHLPHCKMIGTPISADQKVYQSKPASLSHAKKEARPTKDLTRAKRREQETEGAKRSAPSEKGSPEWTAATFPLTAGVLERVGTTEAGGKTNNQNQPPFQVLSHAKIKVTLQKVTTPRSRASEATSPKRELAKDVTGSKGGPCHPSETEGLLVGSAESVLSDQGRKYSSTQHHAKPATSAGLKLDTVDPQRQKPLAKLLDVPVSDCHSPKNSNHGVQRGRPLILNKESSSRDGDHVSEVSPYPGNAETQKKSESLLLDLHPAPLGKTLVREHQELDLGTELCQHKGNPENNSVSATEAQEQACSSPDNKDPILPTKAKTQAAMALLNVFTPPEGTSRKLLSVPESGHQCLASPVVKSPPEVPAITLLVGSKRDVLEPVSFRQPHAPQTGYQVPSYSAQYLVSKCSLVSRVAAADSEALPRSVGLEWFPELYPGYVGLGVLPRGPQHWNSVAQMPPPASSQGVSVSKVPWLGRSSADSWSSEAPAHTTSSFPLMRLLGAVHKGWVRYNATIKKSSVGSLTMLFAGYFILCCNWSFKHLKLQRWRK